The window CAAATGACAGCTGGAAACAGAAAAAAGGAAAAAAAAAAAAAGAAGCAGAAGAAGCCCAACAACAATAAAGGCCAATCTTCAGAAAAGTTCAAACGAAACCTTATTGGCCTCCCGCACAAACTTTCTTAAAGCACTTCCATTTCCATGCTTATCTATCTATGTCAACTAGGTTAAACAGATTTAGCTTTTAATTTTTTCCCAAAAGTCAAATCACTAAGGTTCATGCATTGATACCTGATGAGCTTTAGCAGGACCACTAACTGGTAACTCCTGAAACTTCCGCCTTTGTGGAGGTCGCTTTTCCTTCTCAGAATCAGAACTAAATTTCGTATTCAGTTTTGACTCGGTGCTTGGGACTGATGTTGTGGGAGCAATTGTAGATGTCATAGGGGATGTTGACTGTCTAAGGGCCAGGGCAACTTGTTGTAAGGGTGTCACTTGAGGATATATCCCACCATATCCACTGTAGATTGCTCCACCAGATAGGGGTTGTGGACCACCACTGCTTGCCTGAGATTGCACAACGTTTAACAATCCTCCAGACAGAGATACTGTCCCTTGAGACAAAACGGTAGTGATCGCAGGGGTCCCAACTGAGGAAACCAGGGGAGCTGGTGCAAGACCGATAGTTGCAGATGCCAAAGTTGTAATGGCTCTCACCTCATTTCCAGAACTCTGAACTCCAGCCAACAATTGATGTGGTGGAGGAACAGCACTATATACCTGCTGTGGGGGTGCAAGAGCACTATAAACCTTAGATGATGAAACCCTATGACAGAAAATTGCAACAAGTTATATATGCAATCACGAGCTACAGTACAAACGGAACTAGCTAATGGAAACCACATGTCCAGGCAATGAGGAAAGAAACAAGAGTGGATTGTAAGGCATAAAATAGGAGCCAATACAGAATCACTTCCCATTGGGGATGAATAAAAATAAAAAAAAGAACAGATATATGAAATTTGGGAATACAGGTAAACTGGAAACCATACTTTCATTCTCCGAAATGCATGTAGCCATTACGAGAGTGAGTAGAGAATCCCCCTCAGCATATTTAGTAAGAAAAGCTAAACAACTTCTAACTGTGAAATAATGGTAATCCAATTACCTGGAGACACCACACTCTATGCTGATTGTATCTAAAAGATGTTCAGCCAAAAGCCTAGCATCTTCGAGACTTTTCAAATTATTACTTGACAAGAACAGATGCAACGGTTGTTGTCCTTCTGCAAGACAGATAGAAGAATACATGAAATGACGATAAAAAGAAGATCATCAGGCTTCTAATAAGATAATACTGCATGAAAAAAGGGATACCTTCGCCATGTAAACTATCAATATTTCCTGATCCACGCCCTCTGAGTAAAACAGTTGCTCCTGTTTCATTCATAATGTGATTTATATACCGGTCCTGCATTTACAAACAGACACCCGACACAAAAACAATTTCTCCCAATTGTATGGAGATGTCAGAGAAAGCTTCAAACATTAGAATCATTTATCTTCATGTTTTAGATAATAAAATGCTCAAGGTAAGAGTTAAACCTGATTACAAGCATCATATGATACATGCAATTGAAGAAGCAATTTATACTATGATGCTTTGTTTTTTTTTTTATATTTAAAAAAAAAAAAAAAAACTAGTAGTGCTGATCAAAAGATTGATATAATAAAAGAAAGTGAACATATCCATTGTGCAATGAACTATACTGATTGAAACATATTCCTTTAAATCTACAATGCAAGCATATTCACGGATTGTAAGATGGACTCACACCTGAAAGGATGAATTGAACTACATATAGGTTACTTAGACAATTGGTATGGGAAGGGTAAAAGAACTCACACTTGGTCCGCGTATACGAGCAGCAATGTTGAATGATGGGTCCGCATCAAAGCCTAGATATACACATGTGCTTGGTTCCTGAGTAAACAAGTTTTCATTAGTGAACTTATGCCATCAATTTGCCATACCATTCAGATTATGATAATTAACGGAAACATACCTTCAGTCCGTTACTCACAGTAGAAAGGGATGATAATGACGAGGGATGTAAATTCTGACCCTGTTTTAACATTTCTTCAACCATGGCAGCAGCACGATCAACTGCTAAAATCCGTTCTGTTGTCTCTTTTATCTAGCAAGTCAAAGCAATTATAAAATCTCTGTGAAAACTCATACTGAAGGACAGTTTAAAATTTACGGTGTCCTATTCTCCTATCAAAAGGTGATAGGGTGCAGATTACTGCATCAATACTTTTATAACTATCTAACTTGGCATCAGTATAATAAGTTCAAACAATCCAAGATGATTCTTTAACAAATTTTTGACAAGAACTACCAAATCATTAATACATAAACCTAATTCTCGTAAGCCATCATCATCAAACATAGTACATCTATTACAACATGCACATAGAAAAAAATTTGTCAACAGATGGAACCAAGTGTACTTACATTGGCCCCAGCAGATATATGAAGATATAATGGCTTTTCACCATCAGTTGATGCATTTGGTGGACGATACTTCCCCCTGCAAATTCAATCATATATATGTATTACATACATTATACATGAGCAAAAGGCCGACTATGAATGTGCCACTGAAAACCAACCTTGTTATCACCACAGCACCAGTGCACCTTTGGATCTGCAAGGTTTATACACAATTAATCTCAAGCAAAAGTATCATCCATTACAAACTAACAGTAAAACAGTTTCTGTACAGAAGAAAAATATAGAATGAAAAACATTCACCTCCTCCTGTGTCTGGCGTTTTGTGAGCTTGTACCGAATAGAAGACTCTGCATCATTAATAACAATTTCTCGTGCTATTAACTCATCTTGGATCTTTGGCTATATAGCAAATCATTCAACACATCAATTGCAAAGAAGAAATTTGAGACAAATCAATTGTAATGTCAGTCGAAATATGGGGAAAAATAACAAATAACACAACCAGAACATACGTGGTAATAACACAACCATATCCCAACAGTAATTACAAATGCTAATGACAGTTACAATCACAATGCTTCTACGTAAGATAACTCACTTGAATTAGTTTCTGCAGAACTGTTGCAGCTTGTTGCGGTATCAGAGGCACCTGGTACGGCTGCGGTACAGTAGTAAATCCGGCAGCAAGTGGATTGATCAAATGAGCGCCGGACACTGGAATCACACCGGGAACCGCAACCCCACCGAGCAATCCCACATTGCTCAATGGGAGTGCCCCAGGCACAGCTAAACCAGCCGAAACCAATGACTCTGCCGGTTGATCCCACTTTCTTTTCTTTCTGTCGGACGAACACAAAATGCCATGATATTGCGGTGGAATTACAATTGCAGTAATAACAATGCAACAAGAGTCAAGCTTGAATCACAATTCACAAAATAACACTGACAATCTTCAGTAGATTTCGACGAAAATAACACCAAAACTGCAGAAAGCTAAGTCTTTTATGTCCAGATATTTCAAATTACTAATATATCCATCACAAATTCACAATCCATATAACCTAGCTGAGCTCAGAGTTTCAGACTTGGTAAAATTACAATCTAATACGCAAAAGTAACACCAAAGAAAACCGAAATCGAAGCAAATCATCGAAACTAGCCTATTGAATCATCTAATCGAAACGAAAATTGATAAGCAAATACGGAAGCAGGTTGAAATTCAGAAGCGGATGACAGAAATTAGGGTTTTGGTTGTTAAAGGAGAGATGATGATGATACCTTTGCCTAGTTTGCGATGCATCACTGGAAACCCTAGCGCCGCTCTCCTCCGTCATTGCTGGTGGTGGAAGACTGTTCTGGCCGGAGAGATTTTCCGATGAAGGAAGGAGGAAGAAAAATATTGGTTTTTAGTTTTCACTTTCTTTTTTGTTTTTTATTTTTCACTCGGGCCAATATTAACTTTTTTCTATACAATGACAAATTTATCCTTCATAAATCTTCATGGAAAATGTGCAAATAGGGACTATACAGTTGAGAGTAGGCCAACTCTCACAGTCACAGGTGCAGACTCACAACTCTCTCTCTAATAATTCGAAACACATCTCAATTTGTTTTGTTTCTGTATGAGATGTCTTTTGATTCGCAAACTCTACACGTTTATATTTAAACTGTTAGACAACAACCTACTGTTTTTCTTTGCAGCTATCTGCCAACCCAAATGAATTATTGAAGACAATGACGAGCTCCTGTAGATGGAGACGTCTGGAATGCTCCAGAGCGTCTATGCTCCGCGTTTGTTTTGTGACGGAAGTGAAAAGGTAACTAGCTCGTTTTAACTGTCGATTGCAAGCACGCCCTAGCGAGGCGCGTCGTGCGTGGGTGACTATGCGTTGCAGGTCTGTGTTGTCTTGGATCCGACAGAAAGGTTGGGTCGAGGAGGCGGGGTATGACTGGAGATGGAACTGGTTTCTGGATCGGAACGAAGAAACCAGGGTTGACCTCGGGCTCGGACCAGCGGAAGATCCGGAAGGAGTAGTTGGATCGGAGGTTGATCAAGGGAAGCGAGATGGAGCCCGACCCGGATTGCCATATCGAGCTGGAGGAGAGGAACTTGTACCCGAGGAAGTGGTGGTTGCGTGACGACGGTGGCGAGTAGATTCCGAGCCAGTCGAGCTTCGACGGCGAGTCAACGCCGGACCATTTGATCAGAACCGAGTCGCCGGATTTCGATAGCCTCGTCGCATTTAACGACACCGAGGGTTTCTGATGGGTCGGGTCGAAACAGAACCCAAGTATAAGAATGAAGAAGAAAACAAACTGCGGCGGAGCAACGGCCATCGTGGTGGTGCTGGTGATTGACCCAGCAATAATGAAACTGGATCGTGTGCGGAGGAAACACTTACCGAGTTATGCAACTCACGCGCTCAAGGAGACTAACGGGAGACTAACACGGACGAAATACATGCGCCAATAGAGGATCGACACGTAACCAAGACAAACGCGGAGCATGGACGCTTCGGAGCATTCCATAACTCACCCCTGTAGAGTTGGTAACTTGATATGATTGTTTAGCAAGATAACAAAATCTTGAGTTATTGAAGACAATGACGAGCTCGTGTAGAGACTGTAGAGTTGGTAACTTGATATGATTGTTTAGCAAGATCACATAAGTTTGAGTTTAAACTTTCTTCAGTTGGAAGATTAATGGTTATTTTTTTTCTAATAGAAGATTATTGTTACATTCGCCTATAGGAAATGAAAAATTATATGGATGTGACAAAAGGAAAAAAGGATTTATGATGAACAAAAGTAATGAAGTTCAACAAAAATGATAATCGACATAATCAATGCTGATGCATCATGTTTTTCCGTCGTTCATAAAAAGTGAAAATCTTTATCCTAATTTCACAAACCAAACTGAAATTTCACAAGGTTTTGCATTTTTGGGAAACATGAAGTTGCAGAAAGGGAACATAAATTTACATTTTTAATTTTACAATTCACACTCCCAGTTTCCTCTTTTGGTAATTTAAATTTTATCTTTAATGACATATGTTATGTTTTTTTGTGAAAACTTTACCCCAAAAAGAAATGTAAAAATGTGAATTGTAAAATAAAGAGTGTAAATTTCACTTCTCTTGCAGAAAATATATACAAATAATTGTGAATTATTATCCTAGTCAATACTACAAAGAGAAAATAAATTTGCCTTGGACAAAAACTCACTTGCTTTCGCCACCCCTTTTCTGTAAGGGAAAATTTTAAGAAAAGTACATGACAAATGGTCAACTCCTAATTTGGTGTTTCAAGTTTCAAAACAATCATTAAGGTACATGAACTTCTAATATCAACAAAAAATATGTACATGCCGTTATTTTGTGTGTTTTCCGTTAAAATTTGAGTGACAAATCCGTTACTCTCTAATTTAGCAGTAATAAATTATTAAAATTAATAATTACTAAAGAGAGAGAAATAAAAAAATCCAATTCTCATTGCTGAACAAATAAAAAAAAATTAGGAGCAGCAAAGTCATTATTGAGCACAGAATATCCAATTCTCATTGTTGAACTAGTAACAAAATAACAATTTATGAAAGACCAAAATTAAAACAGAAAATGGAATTGAGTGATCTACTTGCAGACAGCAAAGTCATTAAGTTTATGGTCTGAGTTAACAAAATTTAAAAAAATATATACAAATAGAAAAAGAGTAAAACAAATATAAAGAAAAGAGAAAATGGAGAAAACTCGAAATCACTATTTGAAAATTAAGAAATTACATAGAGTTAACAGCGTTACTGACATCATGTACTAAAAATGTGTCGTGATTATAATATCATGTACTTTTATCGTTGTTTTGAAACTTGAAACACCAAAATTAAGAGTGGACAATTTATCATGTATTTTTTTAAAAAAATTTCCCTTTCTGGAAATATGACATGAATTATTGAAAACAATGACAAGCTCATGTAGAGTTGGTAACTTGATATGATTGTTTAGCAAGATAACAAAATTTTGAGTTATTGAAGACAATGACGAGCTCGTGTAGAGACTGTAGAGTTGGTAACTTGATATGATTGTTTAGCAAGATAACATAATTTTGAGTTTAAACTTTATTCGGTTGGAAGATTAATCATTACCTTTTTTTCTAATAGAAGATTATTATTACATTAGCCTATAGAAAATGAAAATTTATTTATATGGATGTGACAAAAGAAAAAGAGGATTTATGATGATGAACAAAAGTACGAAGTTTAACAAAAATGATAACGGACATATCAGTGCAGATGTATCATGTTTTTCCGTCGTTCATAAAAATGAAAATCTTTATCCTAATTTCACAAACCAAACGCAAATTTCACAAGGTTTTGCATTTTTGGGAAACATGAAAAACGAGTTGCAGAAAATATCTGCAAATAATTGTGAATTATTATCCTAGTACATACCACATGAGAGCCTTTTTAGTGAGGACTCTTAAGTTGATGACTTTTCGGTTTATGGTTTAAAAGACCAATTTTGACATCTCATCCGTTCAGTTTTTAGGTTTATATGAGTATATCATTTCTACAAATTTTCAGCCAAATTAGTGTTCGTTAAGATAACAAACTAGATCAAATTGATGGATGAATCAAATCTGTCAAATATGAACTGTTCAAGTTCATAATTGATAAATCACACTTATGAATGTCTTAATTTTTTTTAATATAGCTGAAAATTTAAAAAAATAATATACTTACAAATACCTATAAACTAAATAGTCAAAAACTTAGATATAAAATCAAAATATGAGATAAACCGAAAACATTTTAACAAATCATCAACTTAATAGTCCTGATTAAAAAGACTTCTCCTGCGTAGCTCACCGGCAGAGACTCGTTTTCGCCACCTTATTTCTGGAAATATTATATGTAAGATGTAGACACGTACCCATGACGTAGCCTGCTCCCATGTTCGACAAGTAATAGACCTCAGTCGACACCAGCTTTTCACTTGACTCCTTTCTCTTTTGTGCTTCTCAAATAAGCTGAAAACAAACCTGCATTCTGAGTTTTGAGTGTCGGATTATTTATATTTGTTTTTGGTCAGAATGATAACTCTGGTGTTTGGGTCTTCACTGCCCTCACCAACACCACCAGAGGCAGCAGTGGTGACGCCAGCTACGAAGAAATGCGGGAGCTTAGTAACGGGTCGCCGGATCTTCCCAAATGGATGCGGTTCGGGTTCAGGTAACGGGTTCCCGCCGTTTCTTCCCAAAGAGGTCGAGAAGATCAAAGACCCTTTTGCCAGAAACTTGGCTCAGAGAATGGAGAGGCTCCCTGTTCAGGTACTCATTTGTAATTGTTGATTTATTGTACTGGTTTACTCGCAACTGTGTCTTTGTCAGTGTCCCTAGGCAAGTACACCGTTGTTTTTAGTGCGTCTGTTTTACTTTATATGATCCTATTGAAGAAAAGAAGAAGTGTCTGGTAAGCCAAATTCGGAAGGATGAGGTACACATGAATTGGCTTTCGAGTAAGCGACAAAAGAAGGTTCATGTTAGTAATCTGATACGGACTTGAAAAGTAAAGGTTAACTTTTTGTGTTTGAATTAGTAAAGCTTTTATCTTTGTTTCTGAATGATGATGTCTAAGTTTTTAACAAGTTCTGTTACTGTGTATTGATATTCACTATTGTTGCAGACTAGATTTTTCACAGGACCAATGACTTTGAATTTCCATTGTTTGTGATATAGGGGTTGCATTTGAAATTCACTGTTTGGATTGTGAGGTTGAAATAGTTTTTGTTAAATTTAGCTGCAATTGGGTTGAGATTTGAATCTGATACTTCATTGAGCATCTGGTTGTGTTGATTTTCATCCACTTGGAAGTTACAATTATTGACTATGAATAGTTTTCGTTCTTTATTTACTGTAGAGGTCTCCTCTTCTCACATACCTTTTGTTGAACTGCAGATGGGGTTAGATGATGAAACTTGTATAATGAGTAGTTGTGTGAAACCTTTAGTACAAACCAAGAACAATCCAGTGGTTCTTTTGCATTGCTTTGACAGGTGTGTTATATATGCAAATTGCCAGATCGATACCTTAACTGTTTTGCAATGTCAAGTTTGCCTCTTACATGCTTCACTATGTTTGTGTATATCAGTTCTTGTTTAGAATGGAGGTGCACATATCCCCTGCTTGAAGAGGCTGGGTTGGAGGCTTGGGCAATTGATGTGCTCGGGTGGGGCTTCTCCGATTTAGGTTCATTTACCTGTCTTTTCCTTTTTCTTTTATTTTTGTTTTCTCAGCTGGTTTGAAGTTCAATATTCACCCTCAGTAACCATTCTTCATCTGTACTAGAAAGGCTTCCACCATGCAATCCGGAATCAAAGCGTCATCACCTCTATCAGGTATGATGCAGTTTGATTGTTTTTATTTTGGACTCGGATACTGTTTGAGTGTTTTCTCCATCTGTTTCTAAGTAAATGCTTACACTGATTAAGATATTTTGATATGATACATGATATACGAACGGTCAAATTCTGCATCATCTTATGAAATTGACATTCATGCAATGGTTATATCTGAATTCTAGTTTTGGAAGTCCTACATCAGAAGGCCAATGATATTAGTTGGACCTAGCCTTGGTGCTTCTGTTGCAATTGACTTTGCAGTCAGTTATCCGTTTGCTGTAAGTATCCCTCCGTCTACTTTCCTCCGGATATTCACTTGGTGGTGCTTGCTTAAACCCTGTTATTTACACGGTGGTGCCTCTTTGCATTTATTTTCTCCAGGTTGAAAAGCTGGTTTTGATCAATGCAAGTGTGTACTCAGAAGGCAGCAAACTTGCAGAATTACCTAGAATATTAGCCTATGCTGGGGTGGGTGTCAACATATGATTTGGTGGAAGAATATGCTTTTTTCATGTTTGGAATTGGATCATTAAACTAGGCTGTTGATTTTTCGCATAAAAATAGCATCGGAGGCACATGGTATGTACAAGAAAGTTTTCTATTAAGGAGCTAGCTTAATATTTTGATCCTATATTGATCAGGTTTCCTTGTTGAGGAGCATCCCTCTACGGCTTTATGCTAATACACTGGCCTTCAATGACATTTCATTAGCCACAACCTTTGATTGGACTAATGTAAGAATTTTTGTTAGTTTAACCATTATTTGATTAATTTTACCTTGACACGTTTTCTCAATTGAAGTACACATATACCCAGGTCGGTCGCTTACACTGTTTGCTGCCTTGGTGGAAAGATGCAACAGTAAGTTTCATGAGTAGTGGGGGCTATAATGTTGTTGCACAAATAAAACAGGTACATTACCAATTCTACCTTTATAAATTTGGTATATATGCGGTACTATTCCAAATGTTGGAAAATTGGGTAGTAGCTTGCATACGCCCAAACATGCTTATATATTAACAAAGTCGATCGATTGCCAAATGTTTTTGAAAATTTGTTGGATGGTTTATACGGTTGTGTATGCATGCTGTTAACATGCGGCCCACAATTTTTTTATCTTTCTTACAGGTGAAACAGAAAGCACTTATCATCTGCAGTGAGGAAGATCGAATTATCACCTACAAGCAAACACTGGTCAGTTTCAAAATTCAGCTTAACCTCCGTAATTATCTTTAAAAATTGGTCAGTTGTTTAAGGTAAATTGTGCATGTTGATGAGATTCTGAGAAAGATGATTGTTTACTGCAATGTTTCCTTTCCAATCATTGTCTAAACTTTTTAATATGAGGGATATATTCAAGGTTTAGCAGTGTTATGTTTAAAGCTTCAGCAAACGTATATTTCGTGGGATCTGGCTCCTCTAAAGTTAGCAATCCTAAATTTATGTAAATTTCATAAAATCCTACTCATCCTTCTAATCGAATGGATTTCATTGTGCCACATATGCTAACATTTGTTTTTTACATTCTAAAAATAAAACATTTGTTTTTTACATTTTTAATCCGGCAATGAATCTTAACGTCGTCAAGATGCAGTAAAAGAAAAGAGGGAAAAAAAAGAAGGATTCCTATGTCGATCTTTTTTTGTTCAGAATTCCTATGTTGATATGAATTCATGTATTTCTGGGTTCTGATAGCCCTTCTATTCTCCTCTTTTCTATCTCTTCTGGTCCTCTCTTTCTTCCATGAACAAAAATGTTTCTCTTCTCAATCTTGCATGTAATCTACTCTACATATTATTCTATTTGTGATTTTGATTTGATTAGAATTTTGTTTTGCCTTCACCTAACAACTTTGAACGTGAGAACATTGATTCTTAATCCAGTTAAACAATTTGGTGATGAATTGCGCCTAAACACATCAGAAGTAGAAAAGGTGGTTCTGAGAATTTGACCCTACGTGGATTGAGTACTATGAGAATCACATTCTAGGGTTTAATTCAATTTAACAATGTTGGATTTGAAATTCAAAGGTCAAACTTCACCTGGTTACTGCACTTCAAATCTAGGTAACACCATATTTGGAATTTGGTGAATAAGTATCGCTCACAAAGACGTAAGGAATTGGTTACTAAAAATTAGATCTAGGTCCCTATCATCTACGAGGAATTGAAGAGCACAGATTTAGCTGCTCATATGAATGCATACGATAACAAAGACATAGATGTTCATATATATTGGGGACAGAAGAAAAGGTAACGGCATAGTAAACAGTTCTGTTAGGTGTTTTACTTTTCTTCTCTTTTTTATATTTTAATTCCTTCTTTATTTTTCATTGTCTAATCTAAACTGTTAGAATATTTCTATGGTGTAGATATTATGAACTTCACCTAAAGTTACTGTAGAGGAGCCAAATCCTTTTGTGACCTGTAGCTAGAAATTAAAAACTAGAACATGAACAAGCTGGATTAACATTGTTGACATGCCTTCTAATTGTCTGACCATTCAGTTCAGGTACATTGTTTGACATGCTTTGTAAATTGTTGTTTGTGATGCAGAGACTACGATGTGAACTACCCTCGGCAATCATGCGGCTAATACCGGATGGTGGTCACCTTCCTCATGTTGACAATCCCACCTCTGTTGCAAAGCTAATTGCAGGGTTTGCTCGCAATGACCGTTGCTGAGTGGGACTAGACTGCGGCAGAATTTGTTGTACCTTTTCCCTCCTAAGAGCAGAGGCCATTGGTTCTGTGCAATAGTGTGTTGTTTGTCTATTGTAGATTTGTTTAGATCTGTAGTAGGTTTGCTGTTAGTATAATGTTGCGATGCAAAACCAGAATAAGCAATGAAACAGTGTGCTCTAGTCTAATGTAACAAATAGAGTAATGTTAGGTGAACCACCTTTTTAGGAACCACCTAGAGACCACCTTACGTGGCAACTGATATGGCACTGACATATCATCAAACCATGATTTCTTATGTTTGATATTCAATTTTTTTCTTAATTACCAAAATTCATTTTTATTTTTACTTTCTTATTAATATCTTTTAAACCCTAATCTCTCTCTTAGATCTAATATGCTTCTGCATCGTGACGTCGTTTGTTTTCTTTCTCTCCTCCTCTCACATTGATCTCCTCTCAACCCTCTTACCTACTCGCAAGTCGCAACTGATCGATCGACACTTTTAAATCAGATTTCCGTTTCCTCACAAGCATCGGCGACAAAATCTTGGCCTTGTACGTATGAAATATGAATAGGTAGTTGGGAATTAGGGTTCACAGAGAATTGGATTTGGTAAGGAGAATTGGATTTGAATTAGATACAAATAGGTAGTTTGGAATTAAGGTTTACGGAGAATTGGATTTGAATTAGAGTTCATCATGTATATTTGTTTGATGCTAGAAAATTGATTTGATGCAGTTAGCACAAGCGATCTAGTTCGACTGCAAATCTTCTTGTTGTTATTGTTAGGGAAAATGTCAATTTAGTATTAATTTAAACCCCTTATTTCTCATTCCAATGACAATCTTTTTCATTAGTCCATTTCAAAATAAGGTAACATTTTTTATGCCCAAATGCACAAATCTTTATGCCCAAATGCGCAAATCTTTACTAAAGTCTTAACAAACCATATTATTTTAAAATTATTTTGCCCTCACCTCTTAAACATGCATAGAGAGAGAAAATGAAAGAGAGAATACTTGGCGCGAATCTCACCAGACTCTGGTCACCGGCTGCTGGACTCCAGTCACCGGCCGTCAGACTCTGGTCACCGGAATTTCCACTGTAAGTCTGTAACTAGTTACTGACCCCCAATAACCAGTTAATGACCCCTAATAACCAGTTACTGACCCCCTAATAACCAGTTACTGACCCCCAGTGACCAGTTACTGACACTCAGTAACCAGTTACTGACCCCCAGTAACTGAGTTACTGATCCCTAATAATTAGTTACTGACTCCCAATAATCGATTACTGACCCCAATAACCTTGGTTACTGACCTCAATAATCAAATAATTTGTTACTGATCTCTAGTAATCGAGTTACTGACTCTAGTAATCCCTAATAATCAGTTACCCCGACACCCAGTAATTAGTTATTGAATACCAATGACTTCTACTCATACACAAATCTCCACCAACCTCAAGAAATCTCTCCTTCCCTCAGATCCGACCCGCGCACTCGGCCTTCACCGACGGCCTCCTTAACGGCATGGCAACGACTCCAGCAGACAAGGAGATCTGGTCAATTCCGGCGATGGGAGAAACAGCTTCAAGAGAGAGAGAGAGAGAGAGAGAGAGAGAGAGAGAGAGAGAGAGAGAGAGAGAGAGAGAGTTTGTTTCAGATCGGGACGGAGAGAGAGGTACGGTTGAGTGATGCGAGGGCAATATAGTCAATTTCATGAGATTTGTTAGAATGGGTTGCTTGAAACGATTTTCATTGGAATAGGCTCTTATTATAGTGTTTTTGGGCAAATGGGCATTTTCCCTTATCTAGGTCTTGAAAATTTCTTTTCCAAAGCTATATTTCAGTTATAGTACAGGATCAAGTTGTTTACTGTCAAGCTTTTGCTTTGGAACAGAGTTTGGTTCCAGCTATTTTGAAAACAAATGCATTGTTGTTGCAGCAGATAAAAAGTAGGGATATAGTGCATTTTTGAGGTGGTATTGTGGTAGTGAGTTGGTCAAGCTACAAGATTGGCTTTATTTTTGAGTACCTAGTTTTCTTATGGCTGCTATAGTTTTTACAATATATGGTTAACTTCTTGATTCAAAGAGTTGTTGTTTTACTTTAAATCAATCTTTTTTTATATATCTTTGAATATATTCGCCAAAACAAGGTAAGTTCATGACACCCAAAATAAGTAAGCAAAAACAAAATATAACTAGCTGATTTGATTCTATTTCAAATCTGCCAAATCTGCTAGTTGTCAAATTTATTCCATG of the Fragaria vesca subsp. vesca linkage group LG6, FraVesHawaii_1.0, whole genome shotgun sequence genome contains:
- the LOC101295253 gene encoding protein RIK-like; amino-acid sequence: MTEESGARVSSDASQTRQRKKRKWDQPAESLVSAGLAVPGALPLSNVGLLGGVAVPGVIPVSGAHLINPLAAGFTTVPQPYQPKIQDELIAREIVINDAESSIRYKLTKRQTQEEIQRCTGAVVITRGKYRPPNASTDGEKPLYLHISAGANVSTLETTERILAVDRAAAMVEEMLKQGQNLHPSSLSSLSTVSNGLKEPSTCVYLGFDADPSFNIAARIRGPSDRYINHIMNETGATVLLRGRGSGNIDSLHGEEGQQPLHLFLSSNNLKSLEDARLLAEHLLDTISIECGVSRVSSSKVYSALAPPQQVYSAVPPPHQLLAGVQSSGNEVRAITTLASATIGLAPAPLVSSVGTPAITTVLSQGTVSLSGGLLNVVQSQASSGGPQPLSGGAIYSGYGGIYPQVTPLQQVALALRQSTSPMTSTIAPTTSVPSTESKLNTKFSSDSEKEKRPPQRRKFQELPVSGPAKAHQNSDLLRPPELASDLGVRNVSTMPAPKKLVQQVSNGMPPPPPRTMPPPPPKFTSSAQAVKEIDRNNDLKKTNSDNVPDTLVKLMEYGEDDDDSEETDEQSPTSNSVAVTAQKPFWAL
- the LOC101295546 gene encoding 2-hydroxy-6-oxononadienedioate/2-hydroxy-6-oxononatrienedioate hydrolase-like; its protein translation is MITLVFGSSLPSPTPPEAAVVTPATKKCGSLVTGRRIFPNGCGSGSGNGFPPFLPKEVEKIKDPFARNLAQRMERLPVQMGLDDETCIMSSCVKPLVQTKNNPVVLLHCFDSSCLEWRCTYPLLEEAGLEAWAIDVLGWGFSDLERLPPCNPESKRHHLYQFWKSYIRRPMILVGPSLGASVAIDFAVSYPFAVEKLVLINASVYSEGSKLAELPRILAYAGVSLLRSIPLRLYANTLAFNDISLATTFDWTNVGRLHCLLPWWKDATVSFMSSGGYNVVAQIKQVKQKALIICSEEDRIITYKQTLRLRCELPSAIMRLIPDGGHLPHVDNPTSVAKLIAGFARNDRC